GCTTTCAATCTGTTCTTTTTCCCTCCTCAGACCATTAGAAATATATTTTTAAAGCAGAAAACAATTGTTATTGATAAAACATTGGTTGTTCCAAAAAGGGGAAAATTGATCTTGGCATGTTTGGGCATCTATTTCTTTATACAGTTGTTACTTCCGTTAAGGCACCACACTATTCCTGATGATGTACTCTGGACCGAGGAAGGCCACCGACTCAGCTGGCGTATGATGTTGCGTAGTCGTTCCGGCACGGCAAGGTTTAAAGTAGTCAATAAAGAGACAGGCAAAGAAACCTATATAAAACAAGATGACCATCTCACCAAAAAACAGAAAAGAAAAGTAGCCTGTTATCCAGATTTTTCGTGGCAATTTGCCCAATACCTAAAAAAGGAATATGCTGAAAAAGGTGAGGACATTCAGGTATTTCTCTTGGGCAAGGTCAAAGTAAACAATGGAAAGTACCAAGAACTTATAGACCCAAAAGTAGATTTGACCAGCGTACCATGGAAGCATTTATCGCACAATGAATGGATACTACCCTCACAAAAGGAAGAATAATTGGTCAACTTGCATAGATTGACTTAAATTTGCCGCTCAAAACAAGGCGATGCTTCAATTACACAAAATTAGAGAGGACAAAGACACTATAATCAACGCTTTAAAAAAGCGAAATATTGATGCAGAACCCGTATTGTCGGCCATTATCGATTTAGACGAAAAAAGACGTGCCATCCAGACCGAATTGGACAATACGTTGGCAAAATCCAATAAACTTTCAAAAGAAATCGGAATGCTTTTCAAATCAGGAAAGGCAAAAGAAGCCACTGCGTTGAAAGAACAAACTACCGATTTTAAGGAAGCTTCAAAACAATTGGGAGAAGAACTTACTGCGACTTCTTCTGAGTTACAGGAATTACTGTATCAAATTCCCAACGTACCGCATGATTCTGTTCCAGCAGGAAATTCTGATGAGGATAACGAAGAAATTTTTAAAGAGGGAGAGATTCCTAAACTAGGGGAAGGTGCCTTACCGCATTGGGAATTGGCTAAGAAATACGACATCATCGACTTTGAACTTGGTGTAAAGGTCACCGGAGCCGGGTTTCCAATATATAAAGGAAAAGGTGCCCGTTTACAACGTGCGCTCATTGCCTATTTTTTAGATAAAAATACGGAGGCAGGATATACCGAACTTCAATTACCACTTGTGGTCAATGAAGCTTCGGGTTATGGAACAGGACAGTTGCCCGACAAAGAAGGACAGATGTACCATGTACAGAATGATGACCTTTATCTGATTCCAACAGCAGAGGTACCCATTACGAACATTCATAGGGATGATATTGTTCCCCAAGAAAACTTTCCTATAAAGTATACCGGATATACGCCTTGTTTTAGAAGAGAAGCTGGGAGTTACGGAGCACATGTACGCGGACTTAACAGGCTACATCAATTTGATAAGGTAGAATTGGTGAGAATTGAAAAGCCTAATCATTCGTACCAAGCATTGGATGAGATGACAGAGCACGTCAAGGATATCCTTAGGGAACTCAAATTGCCTTACCGTATTCTTCGTCTTTGCGGAGGTGATTTAGGCTTTACAGCTGCCCTAACATTTGATTTTGAGGTTTTTTCGACCGCGCAGGACCGATGGTTGGAAATAAGTTCCGTATCCAATTTTGAAACCTTTCAGGCAAATCGGTTAAAACTTCGATTTAAGGATGAAAACGGCAAAAGTCAATTGGCCCATACCTTAAACGGCAGTTCTTTGGCATTGCCACGTGTTTTGGCGGGAATCTTGGAAAACTACCAAACAAAAGACGGTATCAAAATACCTGAAGTTTTGGTTCCCTATTGTGGTTTTGATATGATCAACTAGGCCCATAAAGCATTTATTTGGATTCACTTAACAGGATTCAGTGTTTTTCTGCGTTATATTTGAAATAAAAGATTGCATTGCGATACGTCCTATTTCTTATAACATACTTCGTGCTATCAACTTCGGCATATACCCAGGAGGACTTCTTGGCCAAACAGTATTTTACCGACGGGGATTATGAGAAGGCAGTAGTTTTTTATGAAAAATTGGTCGACAAACATCCTCGCCGAACCGACTATGGAGAAGGTCTTGTAGCCTGTTACCAACAATTGGAACGCTATGAAGATGCAGAGCATTTTTTGTTGAATAAAATTGAAGATTCCAACGCCTTCCCTACGTTCTTTATAGAATTGGGCTATAATTACACGTTACAAGACCAGCCTGAAAAAGCCACGATCTATTATGAAAATGCCATCAAAAAAATAGATGAAAACCCAAATTTTGGGTATAGTGTTGGGTATCGGTTCCAAAAATATGCGCTCTTGGACCAAGCCGTAATGGCATACAATCGAGCCATGGAACTTAATCCCGACCTAAACTACGATTATCAATTGGCAAGAATTTATGGGGAGAAGGGCAACATTGAACAAATGTACCAAGCGTACTTAAATCTAATATATGAAGGAAGAACCTCTCGCTCCAATGTCCTAAGGAATATTGATGATTTTATTTCGGAAGACCCAGAGGACACCAATAATGTGCTACTAAGAAAAGTACTGCTCAAGAATGCCCAAAAAAATCCAGATACACTTTGGAACGAATTATTGAGTTGGTTATTTATCCAACAGAAGCAATATTCCAGTGCCTTGGCACAAGAAAAAGCAATCTATAAACGTACTGGTGAAGGTTCATTGGACAGGTTGGAAAATTTAGGACAGATTGCTTTAGATGACAAACAACAAGAAATTGCAGCCTCTATTTTTGAATATATTGTCGAAAACAGTAACAGCGGTCAAGTTAGATTAAACGCCCAACTGCACTTGATCGATATTGAACTTGGAGGCGAAGGCAAGAAAAAGCTTGAAACTGTAGAAAAGAAATTTCAGGCCTTGATCGAAGAATATGGAATACAAAGCCGCACCTTACAGTTACAAATAGCCTACGCAAACTTCCTTACTTTCAAAAAGGAAACCCCAGCACCGGCCATAGCGATGCTAAAGGAAAGTTTGGAACTACCTATGGGAAGAACAGCCGTGGCCTATGTAAAACTGGCATTAGGGGATATTTTAGTGTACGATCAAAAATTCAATCAGGCACTCATCTATTTCACCCAAATCCAAAAAAGCTTAAAGAACGATGTATTGGGACAGGATGCCCGTTTTAAAGTGGCACAGACCAGTTTCTATAAGGGTGATTTTGATTGGGCATTGACACAGTTAAAAGTACTTAGGGGCTCCACCTCACAATTGATTGCCAACGATGCCATGCAATTGAGTCTTTTGATATCTGATAATTCTTTGGAAGATTCTACACAAACCGCACTCAAAAAATACGCTAGGGCAGATCTTTTGGCCTATCAAAACAAAAATAAAGAAGCCATTGAAGCATTGGAAGATATTCTACAAAACCATAAGGGCGAGAAAATAGAGGATGAAGCACTATTAAGGCAGGGACAGCTTTTAGAAACCCAAAAATCTTATGAAACAGCCGAATTCAATTATAAAAAGATTGTAGAATTCTATGCGGATGGCATTTTGGCGGATGATGCACATTTTGCATTGGGAGAACTGTACAGAAATATATTGGACGAGCCCGAGAAAGCAAAAACCCATTACGAAAAGATTATTTACAACTACCAGGACAGCTACTATTTTCCCAAGGCGCGAAAAAACTTTAGGAGGCTTAGGGGAGACATCATTAACTGATTCTTGTTTACTTTTGCCAATCAAGACAAGCTGATGCTCATATATAATGTTACCATAAATATAGATGAAAGTGTTCATGACCAATGGTTGCTATGGATGCAGGAAACACATATTCCCGACATGTTGGCTACGGGAAAATTCTCCCATGCCAAAATGACCAAGGTCTTGGTCGAGGAAGAAACGGGCGGAGTCACTTATTCTATCCAATATACCACAAAGGATAGAATTACTTTAGAAGCCTATTACAAGGAAGATGCTGAACGATTACGGGCAGATGCACAAAAATATTTCCCAAATAAATTTGTTGCCTTTAGAACGGAATTGGAAGTAATAAGCCAACAAATCCCTTGATTTTTTAAGTTTTCTTTTCTGGCTGCCCTATGGTTTTCATCGATATAGAGCAGTGGAATTAGAATTTCGACAGCAAAAGCATATATCGAATTTTCATGCTACCTTGCAAAAAAACAGCTGTGTCCAAAAAGAATAAGAAAAAGTTCGGCAATGGCAGACCCAAAAAAGCCAGGAACGGGCACAAAGAAGGTGAAGTAAAAGCAAAAAAGCACTTAGGCCAACACTTTCTTAAAGATGAAAATATTGCCAAACAAATTGCCGATACCCTATCGCTCAATGGCTACACCAATGTTTTGGAAATCGGCCCGGGCATGGGCGTACTTACCAAGTATCTGTTATTAAAAGATTTGGATTTGGTCGCCATGGACCTAGATGAAGAATCCGTAGTATATCTCAATCACAGTTTTAGATTGGAGCATCCAAAAGTATTTGAGAAAAATGATCGGCTGAACATTATCGAGGCAGACTTTCTAAAATTCGATTTAAAACAACTGTACGGAAATGAACAGTTCGCCATAACTGGAAACTTTCCCTATAATATCTCTAGTCAAATCGTCTTCAAAATGTTGGAGATGCGGCAGCAAATTCCTGAATTCTCGGGAATGTTTCAAAAAGAAGTAGCGCAACGCATCTGTGAAAAACCGGGCAGTAAAACCTACGGCATCTTATCTGTGCTCGTACAAGCTTTTTATAAAGCCGAGTATTTATTCACGGTACATCCACAGGTATTTGACCCTCCTCCAAAAGTACAATCAGGTGTTTTGCGATTGACCCGAAGAGCTTCTATAAAACTAGATTGTGATGAGCACCTATTTTTTAAGGTCGTAAAACTGGCATTCAACCAACGAAGAAAGACCATTCGTAACAGTCTTAAAACCTTCAACCTATCCGATAATCTAAAAGAAGATACTATATTTGACCAACGCCCGGAACAGCTAAGTGTAGCAGATTTTATAACGTTAACACAGAAGATAGCAAATGACTCCGTTTAAACTCACAGACGAGCTTATAGCTGATATTCAATTAATGATATCAGAAAAAAGGAATACCGATCTTCAGTTGATGATGGGCGAGTTCCACTATGCGGATATCGCAGAAATTGCAGAAGAGCTTACGGTAGAGGAAGCTACCTATCTTATTAAACTTTTGGATAGTGAAAAAACCTCGGACATTCTTGCTGAAATGGATGAGGATATCCGAGAGTCTGTGCTGAACAATCTTTCGGTAAAAGAGATTGCCGGTGAGCTTGAAGAATTGGATACGGATGATGCTGCCGATATTGTTGGTGAACTTCCAAAAGAAATTGTTCAGGAGGTCATATCCGAAATTGAGGATAGGGAGCATGCCAAAGACATCGTTGACCTTTTACGCTATGATGAGGACTCAGCGGGTGGACTTATGGCAAAAGAATTGGTAAAAGTCAATGAAAATTGGAACGTGCTCACCTGTGTAAAGGAAATGAGGGCACAAGCAGAAAATGTAACCCGTGTACATTCTATCTATGTGGTCGATGACGAAGAAAAACTCAAAGGCCGACTTTCATTAAAAGATTTGCTCACGACTTCGACAAAGACACATATTAAAGACATTTATATTCCAAAGGTAGATTCTGTAGGCGTTAATGAAAAATCTGAAGAGGTTGCCAAAATAATGTCCAAATACGATTTGGAAGCCATTCCCGTTGTAGACGAGATTGGTCGCCTTGTGGGTCGTATTACCATCGATGATATTGTGGATGTTATTCGGGAAGAGGCCGATAAAGATTATCAAATGGCCGCAGGTATCTCACAAGATGTAGAAGCGGATGACAGTATTTGGGAACTGACACGTGCACGCCTGCCCTGGTTGATTTTAGGGCTTTTCGGTGGAGCGGCGGCAGCCTACATCATGGGGGGATTTGAAGAAATGTTCAGTAAATACACCGTTCTGTTTTTATTTACACCATTGATTGCCGCTATGGCAGGAAATGTAGGGGTGCAATCCAGTGCCATCATTGTCCAAGGTTTGGCAAATGACGACTTAAAGGGAAGCATAAGCAATAGATTGGTAAAGGAAATCGTATTGGCGCTTTTAAATGGAGTCATATTGGCGATAATCCTATTGATTTTTACCTGGGGATGGAAAGGCAATTTTATGACCGCACTTGCCATTTCCATTTCATTGATTGCCGTAATTGTTGTAGCTGGATTTGTAGGCACGTTCACTCCGCTATTTCTACACAAACGCGGTGTTGACCCAGCAATAGCTACAGGCCCTTTTATAACGACCAGTAACGATATTTTTGGAATCCTAATCTATTTTTTG
The nucleotide sequence above comes from Flagellimonas sp. HMM57. Encoded proteins:
- the serS gene encoding serine--tRNA ligase, with the translated sequence MLQLHKIREDKDTIINALKKRNIDAEPVLSAIIDLDEKRRAIQTELDNTLAKSNKLSKEIGMLFKSGKAKEATALKEQTTDFKEASKQLGEELTATSSELQELLYQIPNVPHDSVPAGNSDEDNEEIFKEGEIPKLGEGALPHWELAKKYDIIDFELGVKVTGAGFPIYKGKGARLQRALIAYFLDKNTEAGYTELQLPLVVNEASGYGTGQLPDKEGQMYHVQNDDLYLIPTAEVPITNIHRDDIVPQENFPIKYTGYTPCFRREAGSYGAHVRGLNRLHQFDKVELVRIEKPNHSYQALDEMTEHVKDILRELKLPYRILRLCGGDLGFTAALTFDFEVFSTAQDRWLEISSVSNFETFQANRLKLRFKDENGKSQLAHTLNGSSLALPRVLAGILENYQTKDGIKIPEVLVPYCGFDMIN
- a CDS encoding tetratricopeptide repeat protein; this translates as MLSTSAYTQEDFLAKQYFTDGDYEKAVVFYEKLVDKHPRRTDYGEGLVACYQQLERYEDAEHFLLNKIEDSNAFPTFFIELGYNYTLQDQPEKATIYYENAIKKIDENPNFGYSVGYRFQKYALLDQAVMAYNRAMELNPDLNYDYQLARIYGEKGNIEQMYQAYLNLIYEGRTSRSNVLRNIDDFISEDPEDTNNVLLRKVLLKNAQKNPDTLWNELLSWLFIQQKQYSSALAQEKAIYKRTGEGSLDRLENLGQIALDDKQQEIAASIFEYIVENSNSGQVRLNAQLHLIDIELGGEGKKKLETVEKKFQALIEEYGIQSRTLQLQIAYANFLTFKKETPAPAIAMLKESLELPMGRTAVAYVKLALGDILVYDQKFNQALIYFTQIQKSLKNDVLGQDARFKVAQTSFYKGDFDWALTQLKVLRGSTSQLIANDAMQLSLLISDNSLEDSTQTALKKYARADLLAYQNKNKEAIEALEDILQNHKGEKIEDEALLRQGQLLETQKSYETAEFNYKKIVEFYADGILADDAHFALGELYRNILDEPEKAKTHYEKIIYNYQDSYYFPKARKNFRRLRGDIIN
- a CDS encoding DUF4286 family protein, whose protein sequence is MLIYNVTINIDESVHDQWLLWMQETHIPDMLATGKFSHAKMTKVLVEEETGGVTYSIQYTTKDRITLEAYYKEDAERLRADAQKYFPNKFVAFRTELEVISQQIP
- the rsmA gene encoding 16S rRNA (adenine(1518)-N(6)/adenine(1519)-N(6))-dimethyltransferase RsmA; translation: MSKKNKKKFGNGRPKKARNGHKEGEVKAKKHLGQHFLKDENIAKQIADTLSLNGYTNVLEIGPGMGVLTKYLLLKDLDLVAMDLDEESVVYLNHSFRLEHPKVFEKNDRLNIIEADFLKFDLKQLYGNEQFAITGNFPYNISSQIVFKMLEMRQQIPEFSGMFQKEVAQRICEKPGSKTYGILSVLVQAFYKAEYLFTVHPQVFDPPPKVQSGVLRLTRRASIKLDCDEHLFFKVVKLAFNQRRKTIRNSLKTFNLSDNLKEDTIFDQRPEQLSVADFITLTQKIANDSV
- the mgtE gene encoding magnesium transporter, whose product is MTPFKLTDELIADIQLMISEKRNTDLQLMMGEFHYADIAEIAEELTVEEATYLIKLLDSEKTSDILAEMDEDIRESVLNNLSVKEIAGELEELDTDDAADIVGELPKEIVQEVISEIEDREHAKDIVDLLRYDEDSAGGLMAKELVKVNENWNVLTCVKEMRAQAENVTRVHSIYVVDDEEKLKGRLSLKDLLTTSTKTHIKDIYIPKVDSVGVNEKSEEVAKIMSKYDLEAIPVVDEIGRLVGRITIDDIVDVIREEADKDYQMAAGISQDVEADDSIWELTRARLPWLILGLFGGAAAAYIMGGFEEMFSKYTVLFLFTPLIAAMAGNVGVQSSAIIVQGLANDDLKGSISNRLVKEIVLALLNGVILAIILLIFTWGWKGNFMTALAISISLIAVIVVAGFVGTFTPLFLHKRGVDPAIATGPFITTSNDIFGILIYFLIAKMILGI